The nucleotide sequence GTATAGGCAATCTCCATGTCTATGGATAAGTTTCTCCTATCAcacctcacttctgtctctttgaATCCCACATTTTCTTTGAAGATCAACACAAGTGACACTTTCTCTGTAGACAAAGATGTATGGAATTTTTCCCGATTCCCCCCTACTTTGAATGCCTCCTCCCACCAAACTActccatatttattttgtatttacttatatatgcACAAGTTGTCTTGAGCTTTGTACATCTGAgacacttaaatatttttttgttgatAGATGATTGATATAACTTACTAGTATTTCATTCTTCTTAAGCAAAGGGATCTTCAGAATAATGGAATTACAGAATACCATAACTTTGAGGGATTTTaggaatcacaggatcatagctCTAGAACTGGTGATGATCTTAGAGtggttgaactagataacctgTAAAATCATCACCAtgaaggctaagtgatttgtccaagcaAACACTGCCGGAAAATGGTATGCTAAACATCAACCATATGGGTCAGAATTAGTTGTGGAATTAGTTATATATCCTCTAGAACCTATGCTATTTCTCCTGGGATTGAGCTCCCTTATGTGGTTTTGATTGTGTGTAACAAGATTATTTTGAGGTATCTACCaactataattttcatttctgtccTATCTGTGGGAATGATTGGGGAGGGAAATAATCATGAAAGTCCTTCATTTGCTTGCCTTGGGACCTTAGTTCCCACCAAATGGGAGGATGTCCCAATTCAGTCACAGTACATTCAAAGAGAGAATGGGGAGATGGTGGGGCCAgctcagctagatggctcagtagattgaaagccaagcttagagataggaggacctgggttcaaatctggattgagacacttcctagttgtgtgaccctgggcaaaccactcaacctccattgcctagcctttaccactcttctgccttagaaccaatacacagtatattaattctaagatggaaggtaaggggttaaaaagaaaGGGATATGGAAGTGGGATAATAATTGAAAAGAAATGGAGCCATTTTATCTCCAAATGTTGAAGCCTTCCTCAGTCCCATTATTGGGGAGGTATAATCAAGGTGGTTAGCTCAAGAACTACATAACTCTTTGGGAAAACTGATTttagattttagttggaactgaATGGGAACCCTGGGTATGAGAACTTTTAAGGACATGTGCAAACTGCAATGCATCTAGGCTGGTGAAGTAACAATATCACAgatccagagatggaagggacttgagAGGTGACCTTCTCAAATCCCTTATTCATAGTTGAGGGTCAAGGaagcatttgaacctaggtccagAGCCAGTGATCTTTCCATCATACCATGCTTTCGACCACACGGTTTCAAATTGTAATTAGGGATGTTTACCTTGGAATAAAGAAGACTCAGAGAAGACATGATAGCAATTTTAAAGTAACTGAAAATTTCCATTGTCTTCAAATGGTATTTTTCCTGGCTATCATCCATGCCCAGAACTCTGTGCCTCCTCATCTCTgattcctggcttccctggcttccttcaaatctcagctaaagtcccCCCTTCTGTTACAAGCTTTTCCAAGTTCTCAATCTTAGAGTCTTGCCCCTGAGATCACTCCCaacttatcttgtatatagcttatttgtcaCAGTTGTTTTCATGTTCTCTTGCAGATTAGgctgtgagtttcttgagaacagggattatttaagtttttttgcCTTATATCCCTGGTTTTTAACAGATAGTGTGACTGGCACATGATACTCAATAAATGCTATTTGACTGACTGTCTGACTTGTCAGACAGAGGTTAGGCTTGTTCTGTTTGGTATAATACAGACTGTGCAGAGGCAGATAAGGAAAACCTTTATAATAATCAGAACTGTCCAGAAGAGAAATAGGCTCCCTTGAGAACCAGTAGTTTCCTCATGGCTGGAGACCTTTTAAGCAGAGGCTAGAAGACCACATATCATCCACAGATAGGATTCCTGTTCTGGTACAGAGGAggatttgatgacctctgaggtccttttcaaatCAGAGAGTCTATGCTTCTTCTACAAACTAGGATTCAAGCCCTTGGATGTGAGTCCTAGCAAGAGCAATCTATCATTGAAAATTGACTTGGATTAGGGCCCACTAGACATTCAGGGTGAAAAAGAAGGGAAATCTTCCTTGCGTAATTTAATTGAACTTAAAAATCATGATTGGGCTAACATGCTGTAATGGAGAGTTCCCTGGCCTTAAACTCAAGGGACCTCAGTTTCAGTCTTCTGCTATACAAGTcatatgaccttggtcaaattaATCGAACTCTCTGGTTCTtaatctcctcatctataaattgtagatattattatcatatcATGAAGAGATAACATAAGTAGAGAGTCTGCTAATCAGAAAGCCACATAAAATATGAgctatcatctataaaattgtaATCTCCCTGAGGACAAGGAATATGACAATACActtcttatttttgtattccaGCCTATGAAATACTATACCTTAAATATTGTTGAGTTTAatgaaattgataaaaataaagttaaatacacaattaagaaatatttaaagaatttaataataatgttaacaaatattgttaaatttttattgaccttttttaaaaaactaaatctgtgattttattgctaAGGAAAACTTCCAGTGAAGAAATTCGTTCTTCTGGTGTAGGTTTGTACCTATTCTATAGTTTATAACCTGAGAAAGTTGCCTGGGACattaagaggttaagtaacttgaacACAGTTCTGGGTAAGCTATGCAGTATGAGTCAGAGGAAAGACTTGATTCcagatctttctgtctccaagacTGGGTTCTttttatcatcaccatcaccactaatgccaccactaccaccattaccaccattaccatcaccatcaccatcatcaccaccatcatcaccatcatcaccaccactaccattatcatcaccatcaccaccgcCACCACCatcataaacatacacacactgattgaatggatatttaatgaacaaAATCTAACAGGGGTAGAAACTCTCACAATCACAAAGATCACAAAGATGATCCAGAAGGATGGAAAGGACAAGGAGGAGGGAAGCTTTCAAGGACACACCTAGCCCACTACCTCTGCTGTTTATATATAGCATTGTAATCAGAGAGCAGAAGCAATGAATTCCTGCATGGCAATCTTTATTCCATAATCAATGGGATACCCTTGGAAATAAAATCATAGCATTCATCTGAGTTGAAGAATTCAGTTGGATGCTAGCTAGCAATGAGAAGTTTGTGAGTAGATGGGTTTATAGAAGGAGTCAGTGTAGCCTCATGGCAAGAGTGATAGAATTGGGGTCAGAAGTCTGGAGTTTGAATCTTTAAGCAATTCTACTTTAATTAatactgagcaagtcaccttACTCGGACTATTCCATCCCTTCCCCAACCCTGTTtgttttatttgcaaaatgggacTAATATACTACATAGGTCACCTCATAGTGCTGTGGGGAGAGTCAAATAAGACAACAAatccaaagtccttcataatatGCTATATAAACATCAATTCTATTCCTAGGAGTGGCAGCCTGATACCAATGGCTCTTAGTatgtgtagaaaaaaaaaaccaattagggtTATTGAGActttaagaaaaatatcaaagaaggAGCTGaatacaacaacaataatagtaataataataactagctaacatttatatattgcctaTAATGTACCAAACactgctaagcattttacaaaaatattattggcgcttcacaacaatccttgcaggtaggttctattattatctttattttatagttgaggaaaatgaggcagatagagattaaatgatttgactcagggtcacacagctaataattgcccaagggtcaaatttgaactcaggtcttcttgactctagggccagcattctttccattattccacCTAGCTGCTACTAATAGCTGCTAAATAAAGACTagatgattgtgtgtgtgtgtgtgtgtgtgtgtgtgtgtgtgtgtgtgtgttgtggttTTGGGGAGTAGAAGTGGAGATAGGGGTCTTAAATTTTGGAAGCTGAATTTAATCGAATTCCCATCTTCTAGAATTAGGGATGAAACTTTGGgagcttttttctttcctcatgtGGAGTCTTGCCACCAGTGTTTTTTGTTTGGACTATTTTCATAAAATGCTGACATCCTAGAGAGAGATGTTAGCAGAGTATGAGGGAAAGACCTTTGTACTGGGAATCTGCATCCCAGCTCTCCCAGTAATTAACATTCTCCTTTGGAAAACTAAAGGAAGTCTTGGATTGGAGGATCCAACATCCAATTTACACCTCTGAATCTCTATAATCCTCTGAGAGTCTCTGGGTCATTCATTCCAGTGTTTTACAAATAACCCTCTCATTCTGGGAAATTCTTCTTTACCTTTAGTGTAGATAATATATGGAGAAGACCTTTGAAATGTTAAAAGTGCTTTACCTGTGTAAGCCattcatattattattagcttCACCTAGAGAGAAGCCTTTTAAAGTTGACTGCAGTTTCAATGTAGGGTCTTTATCATCAGAGAATTAGCCACCTGgtgaaattttttcttcttttattttttcttcttgggcATTAGATGGGATATGGAGAGGTTATGATTGGTTTCCATGGTTGGAGTATCCACCTTGTGAAATCACCAATTGTTAAAGTAACAGTATATTGAAGAATCTATGGCAGGGATTGGACTTCAATGGGTCATCCTTCCTAATCCCAGGGAGTGGTGCCAACCTAGTTTCAGCTGTGAGTTTAGGAGTTCATCTCTGGCATGCTTGCCCCCTTGATTCACCCCAGCAGGCAGATCAGGAAGGTACGGGTGAGAGACTCAGCATATGTCTGCTCATAAAATAGAGTGGGACCTGCTGCCAGAGAAGTGGTAATTGTGATGAATTGATCTGTTACCAAATTACAGAGGCATTAGCGACCTATTGTGCTCGCCCTTGTAAGTCAAACAACACTAGATTTCTCATAAAGCTAGAGGGTTCACTGTATTGGAAGGCTTTGGAACTTAACACTGAATATCATCCAGGTTAGTTCTGGAGAGAAGGGATCAACAAGAACTTTAGCACTGGGCCatcttcttcatctgtgaaatttcTGAATAAATCTTGTGTTACTACCTTCTTTATAGAGTTGTTGAGAAGCCTGGATTCATTAATATATATCAATTGCTCAGAAATTCCTTAGAGGCTATGCGCATTACTATTTTGGTGGGGTTGGGGAGACTGccaatttgtgatttcatcaattcaGGGAACTCCTAATGTggagacttctttttcttctttttccccccttttttaatttagaatatttttccatggttacatgattcataatttttcccatccctcttccctcccctctctcagagctgacaagcaattctgggttatacatgtatcattgttcaaaacctatttccatgttattcatatttgcagtagagtgatcttttaatgccaaaaccccaatcatatccctgtgGAACTATATAAttagtcatatgtttttcttctgtgtttctgcttccacagttctttctatgaatgtggatagtgttctttctcatgagttcctctggattgtcctgtgtcattgcattgctgctagtagagaagtccattacatttgattgtgccataatgtatcagtctctgtacaatgttctcctggttctactcttttgctctgcatcaattcttggagttGGAGACAACTTGTGTactcagaggcaggaagacctgggtttgaatcctgcctagATGcatgatcctgtgcaagtcagcTAAAGCTTTGTTCTAAAGACTTCCATTGGCAAAAGGAAAGCATTTGATTTtctacttgtttatatgggtattggatgtggggttttggtttttaaaagattattacaaaaatgaataatatggaaataggtattgagccataatacatatataacccagtggaattgcttgttggctctgggaggagggaggggaaaaggagagggaaagattatgaatcacataaccatggaaaaatacttaaaaaaaaaaaagacttctgttCTCTGGAGGACCTGATCCATCTCAAATTGTCGGTTTTTTCCTGTTGAGAGGTGGGTCTCCTGACTCTAAAAAGTCTCTCAATATAAagactctaaagcagtgattcccaaagtgggcgccaccgccccctggtgggtgctgcagcgatccagggagatggtgatggccacaggtgcatttatctttcctattaattgctattaaaataaaaattaatttccaggggctaagtaatattttttctggaaagggggaggtaggccaaaaaagtttgggaaccactgctctaaagagTCTCTCAATATAACTttgtattattattcatattctgCCTACTCTCATCCCTCCATGATTACTCCTTTCTCATATTCTCCCCATTTCAGTGACTCTGATACAGAAGTAGCAAACCTAGTCCTAATCCCCAGTTGCTTGCTCTCTCACTCCCATCCCTCTCAACTCTACCTCCCAAATATCCTATTCCAGATATACTCACCCCTTCCACTATTTTCTCTGGAATCTtagtcttttctttcttactccttccttcttctgGTAATGAATGAAACCTTGACACAGCCACTCTGGCCACCCTTCCAACACTGGTTGCCCTTCCTCTCCAAAATCACCAATAATCTGTGTAAAGTTAGCCACGTGTGCAGTCAGTCAATGgattttctcagtcctcatcatTCTTGAATTCTCTTTAGCCACTGATACTTTCAtcaccctcttctttcctctgtagGTTTTCATGACTcggttctctcctggttcttctcatacTTTTGTACTTACTCCTTCTTAGTATCTTTTGATGGTTTTTCACAGAGGTCCTACCTTCTAGCTGTGAGTGTTTCCAAGGGGTTTGgtctgggtgtttttttttcaccctctatagcagtggttcccaaacttttttggcctactgccccctttccagaaaaaatattacttagccccctggaaattaattaaaaaaatttttaatagcaattaataggaaagataaatgcccctgtggccatcacagctcccctggatcactgcagcacccaccagggggcggtggcgcccactttgggaatcactgctctatagtatCTCCATTGATGAAATAATCTGTTTCCATGGGTTTAGTTATAATTTGTAtctagataataatagctagcacttatgtagtgcttttaaaaaaatccctaccttccatcttagaatcagtactgtatattggttccaaggaaatacttcttaatttattgattaatctctctgggcctcagttttgtcatctattaatggggataatagcatctatcttttAGGAtaattgtgatgatcaaatgatatgaCATATGTAAAGAATGTTGCAAATTTTTGAACactataaaaatgtcatttgttattattattgctaagatccttactttctgtcttagaatctatactgagcATTGGTTCTATAACAagagatcagtaagggctaggtaattgaggattaagggacttgccccaggtcatacacctaggaagtatttgaggccaaacttgaacccaggaccttccatctccacagttggatttctttttttttttttttttgttcatgggATGAAGCCAAAtgtttgtccattttattttgtcttttgaagGTGCatatctttgtatttatatctgaCACTGAATAAAGGAGAGTAGAAACAGAGGCTGTGGCAGGAGCTTTTAACACTTGGGGTTTATGAGCCGTCCTCTGGCATAGGAAAGAGTTTCAACATTTCCACCTCCAGAGGATGCAAGTTTCCTGTTATAATTAATGAATGCAAAGGGCCGCCCAGGTCCACAGTCGCCATCTGCTGTAAGGTGCCAGCAGCAATTTTCTGCTCCTCAGATCCCACCCTGGCCAGGCCCACACATATTGTCTCCTCGGTGATAGCTGGTTCCTCTCCGCGAGCTCTATGGTCTTGAACAATCTCCAGAAGTTGCTGGGCTGCTTGGTTCACAGTCATGAATCGTGGAGGCTCATAGatctttcttccctttattaGATTTTCCAAAGACAGTTCCTTTATTTGGAGGTCCAGTAAGCACAGTGTGTGCAAGCCATTTTGTCTGTTTGCCTTCACTCTGTCGAAGAAGCTTTCTGGTTTCCAAGTCTTTGTCCAGAAAACAATGGATGCTACTTCTCCAAAATTATACAACTGCAACCCACAGCAGCCAACAGCACTCAAGATGGAAGCATTATGAATAATTCGGTATGGGACCCCCATCTTTACTGCTCTCAGAATAAGATCACTGTGTGTTGTGGCCCCAAAGGGATCTCCAACAACAAGAAAGGCAATATCACTGACATCAGCATCTTTTATAATCTGTTCTGCTTCTTGTTCCACTGTCTGTCTGTCAGCAACAATCAATGGTCTTCCATAAAACTGCTCCAGCCTTTCCTTTTCTACAGACAAGATTGAGGTGTAATTGTCCAGGTACACTCGATTACATTTCTTTACAATTTCCAGTCCTTTTACAGTGATATCCTCAGCATCTCCCAGGCCCAGACCAATCAGGTAAAGCATTTTCAACACCGAAGTGGGAAGAAGCTGTGATGAAGTGGATGAAGGTCCTCTCCTAGATCTCGAAAACGCGGCCGTATGGCACAGGACAAAGGATTACATAATCCCTCTGAGTCTCGCTTATAGGGATCCTTCCCGATAAAGTGAAGATTCTTGAGAGTTCCCTTTGGCTCTAAGGGTACGTTCCCGGAACTATACACGCTCTGGTCGTGTTCAGACTTAAATCCATAGGCCTTGCTTTCGGCGGCACACGGCCCGGTTTTTAACAAACGTTAACGTTTATGTCATGGGATAAATggtctcttattctttctcttaacTCCATTCCCTGCTATCTTACCAGCGACAATCCTGGACCCTCCCCCCTTTATATGTCCCACAGTTGGATTTCTAAAAAAATGTTgcttattattagtagtattactTCTGGAGATGCAGCTAGGCAACTCCCCAGTaacttaaaatcttagagaattacctGGAGTACTaagagattcagtgatttgtgtaATTTCATACAAGCCTTCCCAATTCTGATTCCAAAGGTAGACCTTTATCCACAATGCCATTCTgtttctttaataataaaaattatgattacATCTTCAAAATTTTAGTCCATCTCATCAATATTCTTTATACTTCTGTGGGGTTAAAATGTTCTCATGTGGTTCTATGACTTTATTATTTTAGATCTTTAAAAAGACAAtgtttgagacaggatttgaatctgggtatCCTGACTCCCAAGTGCCCCTGTTCTCTTCATCCAGATATCACAGTTCCCCCAACTGAAAAGCCCCTTCTCAGCCTGAGAGATTGCAAGAGATACGGCAACACACTGTCTTAACAGGCTTTCTTTCTGCTAGGGCCCCAACTCCGTTCTCCAGAATGAACTAAGTTTAGCTTTGGATTGCAGGTTCTATGATGGATAAAGGAGGGTATTAAATGGAACAGGAGGGAGATAAATTGCTTTGAAAAGAGAAGGCAGGtatgtttaaatcatattttaattaatataagaTTTATGGAATTGTTCGTGCCTCATATCTTATTCTGAATATAAATGTCTGCGTTCAAAATTGTTGAAACCCACAATACTTTGCTAGATTTTCTTTGGGATATTGCGGTTAGTTTTGGCTACCATGCTTTAGAAGGTATGTTGATAAGCTGGAACATATCCAGAGAAAAGGTCACCAGGATGGTCAGGGGACCAGAGATCAGGTCAAATCAAAATTGtttgaaggaattagaaatattaatcttgaagaagaaaagacttagctgggggtggggggagaggtcGCTGGGGACATGATCATTAACTTTCTCTTTGAAGGACTGTCCTAGAGAAGGAGGGATTATTAGATGTATTTGGAATGACTCCAGAGGGGAAAGGGACAGAGAAGCAGATTTTGGCTCAAAATAAGAGAGGAATTCTTAACAATTATATCTGCTCAATGATGGAATTAGATGCCTCAAGATGTAATGAGTTCCCTGTAATGGGTTTAAGTAGAGGTTGACTGACTGATTGTTAGGTTTATTGTGGGAGGATTTGTGTTTCATGTATTAGATGGCCTCTGTGGTCCTTTTCAGGTCTAATATTTTGACTACAATTCTGAACAGTGACTCCGTGTAGATTGGAAAGCATTAGGCCAGTGGATACCTTGAATAGAAAGAGATGGATCATAGGATGATCCAAGAGTTTCAAAAGGTATGAATAGATCTCACAGTAAAAAAACCCAGTTTGAATCTCTGTATCTAGAAACCAACAGAGGttgagctagatgatctctaaggtcttttccaggtcTGTATCCGAAGGTCCTAGGATTCAATTTGGGAAAAACTGGTTTTGTCGAATGGGATATTAGGCTAAATGGTATAGTGGCTAGAGTATTGTGCTTTGAGTCTGGAAGACCCAAATTCATTATCTGGCTAGCTGTatggccttgaacaagtcacttaacctctgtttatctcagtttcctcatctgttaagtggtgttatagcacctacatcccaatgttattgtgagaatcaaatgagaataagcacttacaattattatattagaatctcagaatcttagagttggaagggattttagaagttGTACCATTCAGCTTTCTACCCCATGCAGGATTCATTTCTACAGCCTCCTTGGCAAATATTCATTCCACCTCTGGTTAGTTATCCTTTCATGTTGGCAATGCACTGACTTTTGGAGGAGTCCTGTTTATGGCTGGAAAGTTTCAAATATTAGAAACGTTTTTCCTGACAAAGATCAAAGTCTACCTCCCTGCAACTTCCATTCTCTAGATTCTCAATGTTATAAATATCTCACGATCCTTTTAAAATGGCCAGAGTATGTAGCTTTAAATAGGACttcatttaaaatggaattttattttcaaaaaatgtaaTTCATTTCAAACATTTTAGGAATGTCCCTACTGCATGCTAAGTTGGCTTTGGGACCTCATCAAAGTAGCTGTTTTTCCCAGTGTTATAGGTTGTTGCCCCATCCATTCCTTCCcattttctgaaattcttttccATGCCTTCAAATTCTGGATCTTTCTTGCTTTCATTTGTCAGGATATTGGTTAGAGTTCTTGGGTTTTCCATCAGTCTCTCTCTGGCGCTTTCCATGTACCTAAAAGCCCAGCTTTTTAGAGCATATATGATTTTGTTTGATGACACCCTTTATTCCTGTTCTCCTCTGGGGTTTCCTGTTTGTGATGTGCACGTGGCCTTCTCTGATCTACAATGCATTATGTCAATGTTGTGTTTTGAGGGAGACTCTTACTcacttttaattctttggagactgcaGTATTCTAGGACTCTTGGCCATGAAGCAGCCTATTGAACAAATGAGGGGCCCTGCTGTTCTGATTGGCAGTTGCCTCAGTCACCTACTACTTCTACATCTGACTCCAGCCATGCTTCACTTCCCTCCCCGCCATCTTCTCACTAGTTGCCTTGCTGTTGTACGTACCCTTCTGGCCCGAACCTCCCACCCATTTCTGGTTATTGAGCCATAATCACATGAGCTCTGTCATTGCTTCCAGAGAGGGCATGTCAATCTACTCCTTGTTGGCTCCACTGTAATTTTCCAAACCCAAACACCCCTCCTTTGCCACTATGCCCTTATTGGCTCTCCTTATTAGAATATATGTGCTTAGCATGGTATTTGGCACATAGTGAGaacttagtaaatactttttaatacttaataataataatatttatttatatggccctttaaaatttgcaaaacattttccctaggttatctcatttgatcctcacaataaccctgggagagaggtgctattattattcccattttacaggtgaggaaattgaacctgtataataataataacaatagttaaattaagtctaataataataatagttaatatttatagagGGCATTTTATTTAagtgatttttaatttaaatgaatgattaaatgaatttaattttaaatattataaataagaattatttaaaaaaatattttagtggcTCAGTGAGtaaaagccaagcctagagatgggaggtcttgggttcagatctgacctcagatactttctaactgtgtgaccctggtcagggagcttaatccttattgcctactCTTATCACTTTGCTCCCTTggaaatatacagtattgattctaagacagaaaataaaggtttaaattattttttatatagcaGTTACTATGAGCAAGACACTATGCTAAGGGTTTTacaattatttcatctgatcctcacaaca is from Gracilinanus agilis isolate LMUSP501 chromosome 2, AgileGrace, whole genome shotgun sequence and encodes:
- the LOC123235390 gene encoding diphthine methyl ester synthase-like is translated as MLYLIGLGLGDAEDITVKGLEIVKKCNRVYLDNYTSILSVEKERLEQFYGRPLIVADRQTVEQEAEQIIKDADVSDIAFLVVGDPFGATTHSDLILRAVKMGVPYRIIHNASILSAVGCCGLQLYNFGEVASIVFWTKTWKPESFFDRVKANRQNGLHTLCLLDLQIKELSLENLIKGRKIYEPPRFMTVNQAAQQLLEIVQDHRARGEEPAITEETICVGLARVGSEEQKIAAGTLQQMATVDLGGPLHSLIITGNLHPLEVEMLKLFPMPEDGS